One Monomorium pharaonis isolate MP-MQ-018 chromosome 4, ASM1337386v2, whole genome shotgun sequence DNA segment encodes these proteins:
- the LOC105835162 gene encoding uncharacterized protein LOC105835162: MEQFKTGGDKPEIRPSTGIEKTILAILPSSTEGLPSVWNSDQSSGFLAETYKENANLHREMHTEHFTDTTNTNDTNTNDTINTINTDDTIYINMEMVCML, translated from the exons ATGGAACAATTTAAAACTGGCGGAGATAAACCAGAAATTCGACCTTCAACTGGTATTGAAAAAACAATTCTTGCAATTCTGCCATCATCTACAGAAGGTCTACCATCTGTATGGAATAGTGATCAATCATCAG gatTTTTAGCAGAAACCTACAAAGAAAATGCAAACCTACATAGAGAAATGCATACAGAACATTTTACAGACACTACAAACACAAATGACACAAATACAAATGATActataaatactataaatacAGATGACactatatacattaatatggAAATGGTATGTATgttgtaa